The nucleotide sequence AACGCCGGCGTCGTCGTGATCGAGCCGCCGACGGTGGTGGTGAACGGCACCCGTGTGCTGGGGTACGCACCCGACACCGTGGCACCGCCCCCGCCCGACCTGGAGGCCGAACAGGCGGCGCGCAGCCTGGCCGCCGACACCCGGTACGAGGTGCAGCGGATCAAGGCGCGGCAGGCGGCGCAGGCGATCATCCGGGCCGAGGGACGCCCGCCTATGCCTGCGCTGCGCAGCCTGGCCGACGCCCTGGCCGAACCCGACGACCCCGTGCTGTACCGGATCGACGGGCTGTGGCCGCGACACGGGCGGGTGGTGCTGGTGGCGCAGGCGAAGGCCGGGAAGACGACGGTGCGCGACAACCTAGTGCGATCACTGGTCGACGCCGATCCCTTCCTAGATCACTTCCAGGTCATCGAGCCTGTGCGCGACGGCTGCGTGACGATCATCGACGCTGAGTTGTACCCAGCAACCGGGCGGCGGTGGCTGCGCGACCAGCGGATCAGACACCCGAAGCTGATCAACGTCGTGTGGCTGAAGGGCCACCGGGGCGGCGTCGCCGCCTTCGACCTGCTGGACGCCGAACGGCGGGCCGAGTGGGCGGCGGTGCTGCGCGCCGCAGGCACCCGCGTGCTGATCATCGACTGCCTGGGGCCGCTGCTGGCCGCAGCCGGGGCGGACGAGAACAGCGGGCTGGACGTGGGGCGGTGGCTGGGCGCGCTGGACGCCCTGCTGGACGAGGCCGGGATCACCGAGGCCGTCGTGATTCACCACATGGGGCACGCAGCCGATCGGGCGCGCGGGGCGTCGCGGCTGCGTGACTGGCCCGACGCCGAGTGGCGGCTGATCAAGGGGCGCGACGCCGATCAGGACGACCCCACCGCCCCCCGCTACCTGGCGGCGCAGGGGCGCGACGTGGCGCAGCCCGAGGCGGCGCTGGCGTACGACCACGACGGGCGGCGGCTGGCGCTGGTGGGCGGCACCAGGGCGCAGTCGCGGGCGACGAAGGCCGATCAGGACGCCGAGGCATGGCTGCCGACACTGGCCGAAGTAGTGCGCCGTCACCCAGGGCTGTCAGCGTCCGAAATCGACGAGCGCGCCGCTTCGGTCGGGATCGGCCGCAATGAATGGCGCAGGGTCCGGAACCTGGCAGTGCGCCGTCAGATGATCTGCCAGCACAAAGCCGGGACCACCAGGCAAAACCACTACCTGGCCAGCGAGTGCGCCGAGCACGCCGAAGCGCGCCACCGCGCACCCGGCGCACTGCCAGGCGGGCTGGCGGGGGTGTAGTGCGCCAGTGCGCCGGGGGGTTTATAACCCCGGCGCGGTGGCGCACTACCCACCGCCCCGCCCCCACACCTGGGGTGCAGGGGTTAGGCCAGCCCACAGGTGATCTAGGAAATATCCACGACCATCGAAATGGAAATGATCATGAACATCGCAGCACTAGACGGCCTCACCCTCCAAGGAGGGTGCGATCACTGCGACGCAGTGCAAACGATCAACGCACACCGACACGGGCCGAACATCCACGCGATCACCGTCCACCACGACGACCGATGCCCCTGGCTGCGCCGCCAGCGCCGCCGCGCCAAGCGGCAGCGCCGCCGATGATCACGTTTTTTAAGTCCAGCGGCCAGATCAGGCCACGGATCGCCTGGGCGCTTTATCTGCCGCCGTCTATGTGTGTGCGCACGCCCCATGCCTGTCGATGAAAGGATGATCATGCCGAGTTCAACGATCACTGTGCGGCTGCCCGATGAGGTGCGGCAGCGGCTGGACGAGGAGGCGCGGCGTCTGCGGGTGCCGCCGGGCACCCTGGCGGCCCGTCTGGTGGCCGAGGGCGTCGATGATCCGCCCCCGGCGTTGGCTGGCGACGCCGAGCCGCCGGTGTCGGCCTTGGAGGCGTCGGTGTTGGCGTCGTTCGCGGGCACCAGCGGCCCGCTGGTGGGCGTTCAGCGCGAGCTGGCACTCACCCTTGCCCGGCAGGCGGAGCAGGGGGGCAGCGGGGCGGCTGGGGCGGCGGCGCGGCTGCGGGATGTGCTGGCGCAGGCGCACGCGCACACACCGCCGGATGTGGACGCCCTGGCGGCGTTGCTGGCGACGCCTGTGGTGACGGAGTGCCCGCAGTGCGGATTCGCGTGTGGTGCGGGGGTGGCGTTCGGTGTCTGATCAGGGCGCGGGCGGCCAGGTGCCGGATGAGGCGACGGTGGTGTCGCTGCTGCTGGCCTTTCTACGCGGCGACATGGAAGGCGCCCAGGTGATCATGGCGGATACGTCGCTGCCGCTGCTGCTGGCCGCTGCGTTGGGCTGGTTCAACGCGCTGGGGATCAAGGAGTTCGGGGCGGATGCCTGGGCGGATCAGTTGCAGCGCTTCCTCGCCGATGCGGCCCGACGGGGATAGCTTGATCTCGTTCGGTTCCTCCGGGACTACCGGGGGTGATCGGGCAGCCCAAGGGACGGGGCTTGTACCTGGTCGGGGCGGCGGCTGATCACCGCCCCCCGACACCCCAGGGCACCAGTGCTAGGGGCACCGCCACAGGCAGATGACCGAAGCGGCCCTCGTTGAGCACCGACGCCGCAGGCACCCGACAGATGCGCGGGGCGGGCTGCGGCAGGCGCGGGCACCACAGGTGTGGGTGCACTCCGGCCGGTCGGGGGCTCCGGGTAGCCGCCAGCACATCCCTAGATCACGACGACACAGGGGTGTGTTACCGATGCCAACCATTGACGATCTTGTGGCTGCGCTGGAACTCGAGCGCAGTGATCTTGTACGGAAGCGCGACGGGGTGATGGAGGCCGCCAAGGCGCTGCTGGAGGCGTCGCAGCGGGCGGGGCGGGCCAACCTGGCCCCCGATGAGGACCGCGAGCTGACGGTGTTGTTCACCCAGCGCGACAGCCTGCGCGGGCAGATCGAGCGGGTAGACGCCCGGCTGGCGCACGCACGCGAGGCGCAGGCCGACGAGGGGCGGGTGACGCGGGCGCAGGAGCAGCGGGTGCCCACCGGGCGCAGCGGCGGCGCGCCCGTCGACGCCCAGGGTGAGGCGCAGGACGGCGCGCGGTGGGTGCGCCGCAACGACGGGCGGCCCGCTGCGGTGGAGCGCGGCCAGCGATTCGCCGACCACGCGGTGGTCGCGGATCACGCCCGGCTGCGGGCGGCGTCCGATCAGCACATCGTCGGCACCCACGGCAGCCTCGGCCAGTACGTCCGCGCCCTGTCCACCACCTCCGGCTCGGCGCTGGTGCCTACCGTGTGGGCGGGCGACATCATCGACCGGGCGCGCAACGCCGCCCGCGTCCTTCAGGCTGGCGCGACGATCGTGCCCATGGACGCCAAGACCGTCCAGATCGGGCGGCTGACGACCGACCCGGTAGCGGCGTTCCGCACGGAGGGCTCGCTGATCACCGCCACCGACCCGGCGTTCGACAACGTCACCCTCGACGCCAAGACCATGTCGGCGCTGGTGGTGATGAACATGGAGTTCGTCCAGGACGCCCCCAACGCCGACGAGGTGGTGTCCAACGCGATCGCGCGGGCCATGGCGACGGAGCTGGACAAGCAGGCCCTGTTCGGCGGTGTGACGACCGGCGGTGAGGTCGGCGCTACCGGCTTCAACACCACCTTCCCGACGCCGCCGAACCCGCGCGGTGTGCTGGCCACCCTGCTGGCCGTCGCGTCCTCGTCGGTGCTGGGATCGGGCGCGAACGGCACCGCGCTGACGGCGACGACCCCGTGGAACGAAGTGCTGGACACGATCTTCACCGTGCGCCAGAACAACGAGGAGCCCAACGCGATCCTGTGGAACGCGAAGATGGCGCAGAAGCTGGCGAAGACGTACGACACCACCGGGCAGCCGCTGACGATGGCACCGGATGTGGCTGGCCTGGAGCGGTACGTCACCAACCAGATCCCGTCGTTCACGCAGGGCACCGCCACCGGCACCGCCACGGATGTGTTCGTGGGTGACTGGACGCAGCTCCTGATCGGGCAGCGCCTCGACGTCACCATCCAAGTCCTGACGGAGCGCTACGCCGAGTTCGGCCAGGTCGGCATCGTCGCGCACTGGCGCGGTGATGTGGCGCTGGCCCGCCCGCGTGCCTTCGCCGTCTACCGTTACCTGATCGGGGCGTGATCATCATGGCTACGAACGACAAGGCCGGGCAGAAGGCCGTCGGCGGCCCTTCCCGCGACTGGGCGGATGGGCCAGCCGAGGTCATCGAGGACAAGCGCGGCGACGAGCTGCGGAAGATGGCCCAGGACCTGCACGACGCCACCACGCGGCGGCGGCGTGGTGGCGTCGTGGTCGCCCCCGCCCACGTCTACGCGGTGCACCCCGACACCGGCGACGAGGTGGTGTTCGTGCCGGGTGAGGCCCTGCCCGATTGGGCGGTGGAGGCCGCCGTCGCCGGCGTCGGCGGCCAGTGGGTGCGCGGCGACGATGGGCTGCTGCGGGTGTACATGGGCGGCAGGAAGCCGTCGTGATCAACCCGTGGCGGCTGGTCGACAAGATCCGCACCAACGCCAAGACCGGGCTCGCCCAGGGCAGCGGCCTGGGGCGCACCGAGCGGGTGGCAGGGGCAGGGCGGTGGCGGCCCCGCCGCGACCCCGGCGGCGTCGTAGTCGACGGGGTGGTGTGGCCGCTGGAGGGTGAACCCCCGGTGGCGCAGGGCGGCAACTGGTGGGGCGACAGCGGCAGCGGCGGCGGCCCGCGCACCGCACCCGAAACCACCAAGTAGACGGGCGCAGCCAGGCACCCCCCCCCGTCGCTACTTCCTCGGGGCGGCGGGGGGGTTGCCTTCCCTCCTGGGGCTGCGCGCAGGGCTGCGGCCCGCCCCTATCTGCATGGGGGGCGGGCCGCAGCTCGTTGTACGGGGGGTCAGAATCCGATCATGCGCAGCACCTCGGCCAGCCCCAGGACGGCCAGGGTGGCGATCACGGCCCGGCCCAGCAGGGCAGCCAGATCAGCCAACCGCCGACGCAGGCAGGCGCGGTTCATGATCCATCACCGCCCAGCAGATCATCAGGGATCGTGTCGGGCGGGCCGTCGGTCGTCCACTCCTCCTCGTCGTAGCCCAGCCGCTGCACCAGGCTGCGGCACATATCAGCCGCCCGATCGGCGGTGCGCTGGTGCACCAAATCGTCGGCGGTGCGCCCGTTGGCCGTCAGCAGATCAGCCGCCCGCAGGTACTCGTCGCGGGCCGTCAGCAGCGCATCGATGATCAGCTCCACCTCGTCGCCGGACATCGCGATCAGCCCTGGCCGCCGGGGCGGCGGGGTGGCGTCGCCCCAGTCGCGCTCAAACATCACC is from Micromonospora terminaliae and encodes:
- a CDS encoding AAA family ATPase, which encodes MGYVDDEDRRYADELDWGVDQNAGVVVIEPPTVVVNGTRVLGYAPDTVAPPPPDLEAEQAARSLAADTRYEVQRIKARQAAQAIIRAEGRPPMPALRSLADALAEPDDPVLYRIDGLWPRHGRVVLVAQAKAGKTTVRDNLVRSLVDADPFLDHFQVIEPVRDGCVTIIDAELYPATGRRWLRDQRIRHPKLINVVWLKGHRGGVAAFDLLDAERRAEWAAVLRAAGTRVLIIDCLGPLLAAAGADENSGLDVGRWLGALDALLDEAGITEAVVIHHMGHAADRARGASRLRDWPDAEWRLIKGRDADQDDPTAPRYLAAQGRDVAQPEAALAYDHDGRRLALVGGTRAQSRATKADQDAEAWLPTLAEVVRRHPGLSASEIDERAASVGIGRNEWRRVRNLAVRRQMICQHKAGTTRQNHYLASECAEHAEARHRAPGALPGGLAGV
- a CDS encoding phage major capsid protein is translated as MWVHSGRSGAPGSRQHIPRSRRHRGVLPMPTIDDLVAALELERSDLVRKRDGVMEAAKALLEASQRAGRANLAPDEDRELTVLFTQRDSLRGQIERVDARLAHAREAQADEGRVTRAQEQRVPTGRSGGAPVDAQGEAQDGARWVRRNDGRPAAVERGQRFADHAVVADHARLRAASDQHIVGTHGSLGQYVRALSTTSGSALVPTVWAGDIIDRARNAARVLQAGATIVPMDAKTVQIGRLTTDPVAAFRTEGSLITATDPAFDNVTLDAKTMSALVVMNMEFVQDAPNADEVVSNAIARAMATELDKQALFGGVTTGGEVGATGFNTTFPTPPNPRGVLATLLAVASSSVLGSGANGTALTATTPWNEVLDTIFTVRQNNEEPNAILWNAKMAQKLAKTYDTTGQPLTMAPDVAGLERYVTNQIPSFTQGTATGTATDVFVGDWTQLLIGQRLDVTIQVLTERYAEFGQVGIVAHWRGDVALARPRAFAVYRYLIGA